The following coding sequences lie in one Bordetella genomosp. 9 genomic window:
- a CDS encoding efflux RND transporter periplasmic adaptor subunit, with amino-acid sequence MSRIARRTVSVAITLAVVAAAIVVVRHLWQYYMYEPWTRDAHVNADVIQVAPDVSGLVSEVRVQDNAEVHRDDVLFVVDQARYRIALERAQAALAQSRANLAQLQREARRDRELKDLVATETVEERRARLEQAEAAVATAQSAVDLAQLNLERSVVRSPADGRLNDRTVRVGDYVTAGKPVLAVLDTHSFRVDGYFEETRLHGIKVGDRADIRIMGEEGVLHGHVQSIAAGIEDRYRSNGANLLPNVAPAFDWVRLAQRIPVRIAIDDAPPDMPLIAGRTATVSIHVAGATPRETTATVPAQAPKS; translated from the coding sequence ATGAGCCGCATCGCGCGCCGCACCGTATCCGTGGCCATCACCCTGGCCGTCGTCGCCGCTGCCATCGTGGTGGTCCGGCATCTCTGGCAGTACTACATGTACGAGCCTTGGACCCGGGACGCCCACGTCAACGCCGACGTGATCCAGGTCGCACCGGACGTGTCCGGCCTGGTATCCGAGGTCCGCGTCCAGGACAATGCCGAGGTTCATCGCGACGATGTTCTGTTCGTCGTGGATCAGGCGCGCTACCGCATCGCGCTGGAGCGGGCGCAAGCGGCCTTGGCGCAGAGCCGGGCCAATCTGGCGCAGCTGCAGCGCGAAGCCCGGCGCGACCGCGAGCTGAAGGACTTGGTGGCCACCGAAACCGTCGAGGAACGGCGTGCGCGCCTGGAACAGGCTGAAGCCGCCGTCGCCACGGCGCAGTCGGCCGTCGATCTGGCGCAGCTGAACCTCGAACGCTCGGTGGTGCGCAGCCCCGCCGACGGCCGCCTGAACGACCGTACAGTGCGCGTGGGCGACTATGTAACTGCCGGCAAGCCGGTGCTGGCGGTGCTGGACACGCATTCCTTCCGTGTCGACGGCTATTTCGAGGAAACGCGTCTGCACGGCATCAAAGTCGGAGACCGCGCAGACATCCGCATCATGGGCGAAGAAGGCGTGTTGCACGGTCATGTGCAAAGCATCGCGGCCGGCATCGAAGACCGCTATCGCAGCAACGGCGCCAACCTGCTGCCCAACGTCGCGCCCGCCTTCGACTGGGTGCGCCTGGCGCAACGCATACCGGTGCGCATCGCCATTGACGATGCACCGCCGGACATGCCGCTTATCGCTGGCCGCACAGCCACCGTCAGTATCCACGTTGCCGGCGCAACGCCGCGCGAAACCACCGCGACAGTCCCCGCACAAGCTCCGAAATCATGA
- a CDS encoding DUF1656 domain-containing protein produces the protein MVGEFSLYGVFIPTLLGLMLLAYLAHSVLRLVLLRMGAYRHVWHPPLFNVGLYILVLGGLFALARSSQL, from the coding sequence ATGGTTGGAGAATTCAGCCTTTACGGCGTCTTTATCCCGACGCTGCTGGGCCTCATGCTGCTCGCCTACCTGGCGCATAGCGTGCTGCGCCTGGTGCTGCTTCGCATGGGCGCCTATCGCCATGTCTGGCATCCGCCCCTGTTCAATGTGGGCTTGTACATCCTTGTGCTGGGCGGGCTGTTCGCGCTGGCGCGGAGTTCGCAGCTATGA
- a CDS encoding efflux transporter outer membrane subunit — MNMRWVRHLGAGIAAVSLAACQAVGPDYRLPEDSAFSRVQQRPLRLDARGSQAVDPAQAAVEGRWWKLYSDPALDALVEQALKANTELRIAAARLKRSQALYARARAAGGFGAELEASGGRGRISAESLLQPEQLPPFNLADASLAVSYQLDLFGRIRRGEEAAQANTEAAQAASELARISVVASVVGAYSEICHSNHELEVARHSLAVQQRSRDVVARLAAAGRDTPVEVARADSQVAALRAAIPPMEARRQAAGYELAALLGDTPDKLPAAAMQCQEAPELRQPIPLGNGAALLRRRPDVRHAERELAAATAEIGVATAELYPDIRLGASVGASGLLEDFGKPATQEWMIGPLISWTLPDRGARARVAATQAGAEEALARFDQVVLDALRETQTILSQYAEDLRRVAALRDARDKARAAAQAERRLYSAGRQPYLSSLDAERSLAATEATLADAEARVSRDQIKLFLALGGGWQDDASRTAASGE; from the coding sequence ATGAACATGCGTTGGGTGCGCCATCTGGGCGCCGGGATTGCCGCGGTTTCCCTGGCGGCATGCCAGGCCGTCGGCCCCGATTATCGGCTTCCCGAAGATTCGGCATTCTCCAGGGTTCAGCAACGCCCGCTCCGGCTGGACGCCCGCGGATCGCAAGCCGTCGATCCGGCGCAAGCCGCCGTGGAGGGCCGCTGGTGGAAGCTGTACTCGGACCCGGCGCTCGACGCGCTGGTCGAACAGGCGCTGAAGGCCAACACCGAGCTGCGCATCGCGGCGGCACGGTTGAAGCGGTCGCAAGCGCTGTACGCCCGCGCGCGGGCGGCCGGGGGCTTCGGCGCAGAGCTGGAGGCCTCCGGCGGCCGGGGCCGCATTTCCGCCGAATCGCTGCTGCAGCCGGAACAGTTGCCGCCGTTCAACCTGGCCGACGCCAGCCTGGCCGTGTCCTACCAGCTCGATCTGTTCGGCCGGATCCGTCGCGGCGAAGAGGCGGCGCAGGCCAATACGGAGGCCGCCCAGGCGGCGAGCGAACTGGCCCGGATCAGCGTGGTGGCGTCCGTGGTCGGCGCCTACAGCGAAATCTGCCACAGCAACCATGAGTTGGAAGTCGCCCGGCATTCGCTGGCGGTGCAGCAGCGCAGCCGCGACGTCGTGGCCCGGCTGGCCGCGGCTGGCCGCGACACGCCTGTCGAAGTCGCGCGCGCCGATTCCCAGGTCGCGGCGCTTCGGGCTGCCATTCCGCCAATGGAGGCGCGCCGGCAGGCGGCGGGATACGAACTGGCAGCCTTGCTTGGCGACACGCCCGATAAGCTGCCGGCCGCCGCCATGCAATGCCAGGAAGCGCCCGAGCTGAGGCAACCGATTCCCCTGGGCAACGGCGCCGCCCTCTTGCGCCGCCGGCCCGACGTTCGACATGCCGAGCGGGAGCTGGCCGCGGCAACCGCCGAAATCGGCGTAGCGACCGCCGAGCTATACCCGGACATCCGCCTGGGCGCCTCCGTCGGCGCCAGCGGGCTGCTGGAAGACTTCGGCAAACCGGCGACGCAGGAATGGATGATCGGCCCGCTGATCTCGTGGACATTGCCGGATCGCGGCGCGCGGGCGAGGGTTGCCGCGACCCAGGCCGGCGCGGAGGAAGCCCTGGCCAGGTTCGACCAGGTCGTTCTGGACGCGCTGCGTGAAACTCAGACCATCCTCAGCCAATACGCCGAGGATCTGCGGCGTGTCGCAGCGTTGCGCGACGCGCGGGACAAGGCCCGTGCGGCGGCGCAGGCCGAACGCCGTTTGTACAGCGCCGGCCGCCAGCCCTACCTGTCCAGCCTGGATGCCGAGCGCTCGCTTGCGGCCACGGAAGCCACCCTGGCGGACGCGGAGGCACGCGTATCCCGTGACCAGATCAAGCTGTTCCTGGCGCTGGGCGGCGGATGGCAGGATGATGCCTCCCGCACGGCCGCTAGCGGGGAATAG
- a CDS encoding FUSC family protein, producing the protein MLILDRQAWIHSAKSFLAANIALYIALATNLPRPYWAMTTAYIVMQPVLGGTNSRGIYRVAGTLIAAVAVIVIVPNLLQTPVMLSLALSLWLSACLFVSLLHRGPSSYVFMLAGYTAAFIGFPAVLAPDAIFSTALARSEEIFLGSLCAVLVGALVFPSSIKTMVRQRIDDLMGDAKQWCAQVLDRRDSPDALRRRMAGNLSQLDLIVPFAKRDDPRMGKVDEWMLELRARMLGMLPVLAAIEDRFKNLASASGEDAELGQLAAEMRAWVESNEIPGLDALAAIRRRIAAQHAGLDGSHASLLRATLRLRLNELAELWYDSRQLQHAIATGETPPKPAFGLDLRRLVRLGNRHIDWGMLTFSALAPGATLFVYCMLWIAVGWRDGASGAMMSAVAASFFAAQDDPAPNILAFLLWAVVAMVITGVYLFGILPAIQDFVPLIMVIAPTFLLVGLMASRPKLFLPGMILITNIATLLSIQNGGYVADFQSYVNSSISTIIGLAFAAVMTRLFRSVGAEWTARRLIRQGWGVLADAAEGRGRQDRDRFLVRMLDLLGLLATRLASLPDGSDVAAVDMLDDVRIGLNILNLRRARNQLPAVNVVNLNRLLSMVAAHYRSQQRAGRGLPPPAALRTELDASLSRLGTLVPSQARDECLLGLVGLRYGLFPGAGPD; encoded by the coding sequence ATGCTGATCCTGGATCGACAGGCGTGGATACATTCCGCCAAATCGTTTCTGGCCGCAAATATCGCGCTGTACATTGCCCTGGCCACCAACCTGCCCCGTCCGTATTGGGCCATGACCACCGCGTACATCGTGATGCAGCCCGTGCTCGGCGGCACCAATTCGCGCGGCATCTATCGCGTGGCCGGCACGCTGATCGCAGCGGTCGCGGTGATCGTCATCGTCCCGAACCTGCTGCAAACGCCCGTGATGCTCAGTCTGGCGTTATCGCTTTGGCTGTCGGCGTGCCTGTTCGTCTCGCTGCTGCACCGCGGTCCTTCCTCATACGTCTTCATGCTGGCCGGCTACACCGCGGCCTTCATCGGCTTTCCGGCGGTGCTGGCGCCCGACGCCATCTTCTCCACCGCCCTGGCCCGCAGCGAGGAAATTTTCCTTGGCAGCCTGTGCGCGGTCCTGGTGGGCGCGCTCGTCTTTCCGAGCTCGATCAAAACGATGGTGCGCCAGCGCATCGACGATCTGATGGGCGACGCGAAACAGTGGTGCGCGCAGGTGCTGGACCGCCGGGACAGTCCGGACGCGCTGCGGCGCCGGATGGCGGGCAACCTTTCACAGCTGGACCTCATCGTTCCCTTCGCCAAGCGCGACGATCCCCGCATGGGCAAGGTGGACGAATGGATGCTCGAGTTGCGCGCGCGCATGCTGGGCATGCTGCCCGTGCTGGCCGCCATCGAAGACCGCTTCAAGAATCTTGCGTCGGCCTCCGGCGAAGACGCGGAACTTGGTCAATTGGCTGCCGAGATGCGCGCCTGGGTCGAAAGCAACGAAATTCCCGGCCTGGACGCCCTGGCGGCGATCCGGCGCCGCATCGCCGCGCAGCATGCGGGCCTGGACGGCTCCCACGCCAGCCTGCTGCGCGCGACACTGAGATTGCGCCTGAACGAACTGGCGGAGCTGTGGTACGACAGCCGCCAGCTTCAACACGCCATCGCCACAGGCGAAACACCGCCGAAGCCGGCATTCGGGCTGGACCTGCGCCGGCTCGTCCGCCTGGGCAACCGTCACATCGATTGGGGAATGCTGACGTTTTCCGCGCTGGCGCCCGGGGCCACGCTGTTCGTCTATTGCATGCTGTGGATTGCCGTGGGCTGGCGCGACGGCGCCTCCGGCGCCATGATGAGCGCGGTGGCGGCTTCGTTCTTCGCCGCGCAGGACGACCCGGCGCCCAACATCCTGGCCTTTCTGTTGTGGGCGGTCGTGGCGATGGTGATCACGGGCGTGTATCTGTTCGGCATCCTGCCGGCCATCCAGGACTTCGTTCCACTCATCATGGTGATTGCCCCGACCTTCTTGCTGGTCGGCTTGATGGCATCCCGGCCGAAGCTGTTCCTGCCCGGCATGATCCTGATCACCAACATCGCCACCCTGCTGTCCATCCAGAACGGCGGCTACGTCGCGGATTTCCAGAGCTACGTCAACTCCTCAATTTCCACGATCATCGGCCTGGCTTTCGCCGCCGTGATGACCCGGCTATTCCGTTCCGTCGGGGCTGAATGGACGGCGCGGCGCCTGATCCGGCAAGGGTGGGGTGTGCTTGCCGACGCCGCGGAGGGGCGCGGGCGGCAGGACCGTGACCGCTTCCTGGTTCGCATGCTGGACCTGCTGGGGTTGCTGGCGACCCGGCTGGCGTCGCTGCCCGACGGCAGCGACGTCGCCGCCGTCGACATGCTGGACGACGTCCGTATCGGGCTGAACATTTTGAATCTGCGGCGCGCGCGCAACCAGCTGCCCGCCGTCAACGTAGTCAACCTGAACCGCCTTCTGTCCATGGTGGCGGCCCATTACCGTTCGCAACAACGCGCTGGCCGTGGGCTGCCGCCCCCCGCGGCGCTCCGGACGGAACTGGACGCATCCCTATCCCGGCTCGGCACGCTGGTGCCGAGCCAGGCCCGCGACGAATGCCTGCTCGGTCTGGTGGGGTTGCGGTACGGGCTATTTCCCGGCGCCGGGCCGGATTGA
- a CDS encoding EamA family transporter has translation MSTPRASSLLPLLSVFGSVTFLGLGTSWAKHTLFPLVGAQGTTAVRVGFSALLLLLLWRPWRWRLADRDARMVACYGAALGAMNLCFYMALRTIPFGIAVAIEFSGPLMVALLSSRRALDFIWILLAIAGLGLLLPMVNNVSTLDPAGVMFALAAALLWAAYIVTGKRVGHLHAGHSVSLGLTVAAFVAVPAGIAHAGAALLSPTVLLVGLGVAALSSAIPISLEMVALKRLPKQAFGIMLSMEPAVAALLALVLLNEHLTGTQWLAIALVMAASMGTALTAQRPTVTPAVSLQG, from the coding sequence ATGTCCACGCCGCGCGCCTCCTCGCTCCTGCCCCTCCTGTCCGTCTTCGGCTCCGTCACCTTCCTGGGCCTTGGCACATCGTGGGCCAAGCACACCCTTTTCCCGCTCGTCGGCGCGCAAGGGACCACGGCCGTCCGGGTGGGGTTCTCGGCGCTGCTGCTGCTTCTGCTGTGGCGTCCCTGGCGCTGGCGCCTTGCCGACAGGGATGCCCGGATGGTGGCCTGCTACGGCGCCGCGCTGGGCGCGATGAATCTGTGCTTTTACATGGCCCTGCGCACGATCCCGTTCGGCATCGCCGTGGCGATCGAGTTTTCAGGCCCGTTGATGGTCGCCCTGCTTTCTTCCCGGCGCGCCTTGGACTTCATCTGGATCCTGCTGGCGATTGCCGGACTCGGGCTGCTGCTACCCATGGTCAACAACGTGAGCACCCTGGACCCCGCCGGGGTGATGTTCGCGCTTGCCGCGGCGCTGCTTTGGGCAGCCTATATCGTGACCGGCAAGCGTGTCGGGCATCTGCATGCGGGCCATTCGGTATCGCTGGGGCTCACTGTCGCTGCCTTCGTCGCCGTGCCGGCCGGCATCGCCCATGCCGGCGCGGCCCTGCTTTCTCCGACGGTCCTGCTGGTGGGCCTGGGCGTCGCCGCTCTGTCCAGCGCCATCCCCATCTCGCTGGAAATGGTTGCCCTCAAACGCCTGCCGAAACAGGCCTTCGGCATCATGCTCAGCATGGAACCGGCCGTCGCGGCGCTGTTGGCGTTGGTGTTGCTGAACGAGCATCTGACCGGCACCCAGTGGCTGGCCATCGCGCTGGTGATGGCCGCATCCATGGGCACGGCCTTGACGGCGCAACGGCCCACGGTCACGCCCGCGGTTTCCTTGCAGGGCTAG
- a CDS encoding MarR family winged helix-turn-helix transcriptional regulator, producing the protein MSALKRQFAVTSGMHTSARNWQRVVQTRLGHHGVSPGCINPLLLIGRSGGGLRQVELAQQLGMEGPSLVRLLDKLAGLGLVRRQCDANDRRANQLWLTDAGQALYGQIEEGLIALRREVLAEMSNAELDAVLKFYRLMEEAASNTP; encoded by the coding sequence ATGTCAGCCCTCAAACGCCAGTTTGCCGTGACCAGCGGCATGCACACCAGCGCCCGCAATTGGCAGCGCGTGGTCCAGACCCGCCTGGGCCACCATGGCGTTTCCCCCGGCTGCATCAATCCGCTGCTGCTGATCGGCCGTTCCGGCGGCGGCTTGCGTCAGGTCGAGCTGGCCCAGCAATTGGGCATGGAAGGACCGTCCCTGGTGCGTCTGCTGGACAAACTGGCCGGCCTGGGGCTGGTCCGCCGTCAATGCGATGCCAACGATCGCCGCGCGAACCAACTTTGGCTGACCGACGCCGGCCAGGCCCTGTACGGCCAGATCGAGGAAGGACTGATCGCGCTGCGCCGGGAAGTCCTGGCCGAAATGTCGAACGCAGAACTGGACGCAGTGTTGAAGTTCTATCGCCTGATGGAAGAGGCTGCCTCGAATACTCCCTGA
- a CDS encoding amidohydrolase family protein, which produces MTTPFPAFDLMIVGATALTADPARPCIENACIGVRDGAIAWIDASPPAGATARRLLDATGRVVTPGFVNVHTHSVLTLVRGVAADLGFAPSYTPGIPKASDLDDSQACALARLGAVEALLAGSTTIGDHFTHADSTTAAIAELGVRVAASWRILDVDFDRVARNREWVHEPAIGQALLDRGLALAQRWAGHPRVTVQLAAHAADTCSDALLAEVASHSERLGLRVNTHLGQSAAEVERVRGRTGKTSTQVLDEAGLLNDRLIAGHCIYVTADDAARLAAAGVHVAHIPKCNAASGRLAPTPMLRRAGLNIALATDTQHGDMIELMRWALATARIQEGKVDASWQPADVFHMATQGGADALGVGHRLGSLTVGKEADMVILDARRPHWVPRTNPVGTLVHTGQGRDVETVIVAGDIVVEQGRPIRADLDRICQDAERAARTVWQAAR; this is translated from the coding sequence ATGACGACGCCCTTTCCCGCTTTCGACCTGATGATCGTCGGCGCGACCGCTTTGACGGCGGATCCGGCCCGCCCGTGCATCGAGAACGCGTGCATCGGGGTGCGCGATGGCGCGATCGCCTGGATCGATGCGTCGCCGCCTGCCGGGGCAACGGCAAGACGGCTGCTGGACGCCACCGGGCGCGTCGTGACCCCGGGTTTCGTCAATGTCCACACGCATTCCGTACTGACCCTGGTGCGCGGCGTCGCCGCGGATCTCGGCTTTGCGCCTTCCTATACTCCGGGCATCCCCAAGGCGTCGGATCTGGACGATTCGCAGGCCTGCGCCCTGGCCCGGCTCGGCGCCGTGGAAGCACTGCTCGCGGGCTCCACGACGATCGGCGACCACTTCACCCATGCCGACAGCACGACGGCGGCAATCGCCGAACTCGGCGTTCGGGTCGCAGCTAGCTGGCGCATCCTGGACGTGGATTTCGACCGCGTCGCCCGCAACCGGGAATGGGTGCACGAGCCGGCGATCGGTCAGGCGCTGCTCGACCGCGGACTGGCCCTGGCGCAGCGCTGGGCCGGCCATCCCCGGGTCACCGTCCAACTGGCGGCGCACGCCGCGGACACTTGCTCGGATGCGCTGCTCGCCGAGGTCGCCAGCCACAGCGAACGGCTCGGGCTGCGGGTGAATACCCATCTCGGCCAGAGCGCGGCCGAAGTGGAACGGGTGCGCGGGCGCACCGGCAAAACATCGACGCAGGTCCTGGACGAAGCGGGCTTGCTCAACGACAGGCTGATCGCAGGCCACTGCATCTACGTCACCGCCGACGATGCGGCGCGCCTTGCCGCCGCGGGCGTTCACGTCGCGCATATCCCGAAATGCAACGCCGCCTCCGGCCGCCTGGCGCCTACGCCGATGCTGCGCCGCGCCGGTCTGAACATCGCGCTGGCGACCGACACGCAGCACGGTGACATGATCGAATTGATGCGCTGGGCGCTGGCGACCGCCCGCATACAGGAGGGAAAGGTCGATGCCTCGTGGCAACCGGCCGATGTCTTTCACATGGCGACCCAGGGCGGCGCCGATGCGCTGGGCGTGGGACACCGCCTGGGCAGCCTGACCGTGGGCAAGGAAGCGGACATGGTGATACTGGACGCGCGGCGCCCGCATTGGGTTCCCCGGACCAATCCCGTGGGCACCCTGGTGCACACGGGACAGGGCCGCGATGTGGAAACGGTAATCGTCGCAGGCGATATCGTCGTCGAGCAAGGGCGGCCCATTCGGGCCGATCTGGACCGTATCTGCCAGGATGCCGAACGCGCGGCCAGAACCGTATGGCAGGCGGCGAGATAG